The Mycolicibacterium boenickei genome has a segment encoding these proteins:
- the egtA gene encoding ergothioneine biosynthesis glutamate--cysteine ligase EgtA, protein MAVPVRADAARLAPVEFISAEHAAAYIEARCLDDGPVGPVGLEIEAHCFDLEDPLRRPGWEEISEVIASVPTLPGGSRITVEPGGAVELSGPPTDGPSAAITALMADRAVLRAEFEHRGLGLVLLGADPVRPTQRINPGPRYQAMEQFFAASGTAGPGAAMMTSTASVQVNLDAGPRDDWARRVRLAHALGPTMIAITANSPMLGGRFTGWKSSRQRVWGQLDSARCGPVLGADGDDPASDWARYALRAPVMLVNSPEAVPVTNWVPFADWADGRAVLGGRRPTDADLEYHLTTLFPPVRPRRWLEIRYLDSVPDALWPAVVFMLTTLLDDPDAAALATEATAPVATAWDRAARIGLTDRRLQDAAIVCVAAAAERAPADLTESMERLTRSVQEGRCPADDFADQVVSLGIASAMSQLVKGEL, encoded by the coding sequence ATGGCAGTACCCGTCAGGGCTGATGCGGCCCGCCTAGCTCCCGTCGAGTTCATCAGCGCCGAGCATGCCGCGGCGTACATCGAAGCCCGCTGCCTGGATGACGGGCCGGTCGGTCCGGTGGGCCTGGAGATCGAGGCGCACTGTTTCGACCTCGAGGATCCGCTGCGGCGTCCGGGCTGGGAGGAAATCTCAGAAGTCATCGCCTCGGTGCCCACGCTGCCCGGCGGCAGCCGGATCACCGTCGAACCCGGGGGCGCGGTCGAGCTCTCCGGCCCGCCGACCGACGGACCGTCAGCGGCCATCACTGCCCTGATGGCCGATCGGGCCGTGCTGCGCGCGGAGTTCGAACACCGCGGTCTGGGCCTCGTGCTGCTGGGCGCCGATCCGGTGCGGCCCACCCAGCGCATCAACCCGGGTCCGCGGTATCAGGCCATGGAACAGTTCTTCGCGGCCAGCGGGACAGCCGGTCCCGGCGCGGCGATGATGACGTCCACCGCCTCGGTTCAGGTCAACCTCGACGCCGGGCCGCGGGACGATTGGGCGCGGCGGGTACGGCTGGCGCACGCGCTGGGCCCGACGATGATTGCCATCACGGCGAATTCGCCGATGCTCGGCGGGCGGTTCACCGGCTGGAAGTCCTCGCGGCAGCGGGTGTGGGGCCAGCTGGATTCCGCGCGCTGCGGCCCGGTTCTGGGCGCCGACGGCGATGATCCGGCCAGTGACTGGGCGCGCTACGCGCTGCGGGCGCCGGTGATGCTCGTCAACAGTCCGGAGGCGGTCCCCGTGACCAACTGGGTGCCCTTCGCCGACTGGGCCGACGGACGCGCGGTGCTCGGCGGCCGTCGTCCCACCGATGCCGACCTCGAGTACCACCTCACCACGCTGTTCCCTCCGGTGCGGCCGCGGCGCTGGTTGGAGATCCGTTATCTCGACAGCGTGCCGGACGCCCTGTGGCCTGCGGTGGTGTTCATGCTGACCACGCTCCTCGATGATCCCGACGCCGCCGCGCTCGCCACCGAGGCGACCGCACCGGTCGCCACCGCATGGGACCGGGCCGCCCGAATCGGGCTCACCGACCGACGGCTGCAGGACGCGGCCATCGTGTGCGTGGCGGCTGCCGCGGAGCGAGCCCCTGCCGACCTGACGGAATCGATGGAGCGGTTGACGCGTTCGGTCCAGGAGGGACGCTGCCCGGCCGACGATTTCGCCGACCAGGTGGTGAGCCTTGGAATCGCTTCAGCGATGAGCCAACTGGTGAAGGGCGAGCTTTGA
- a CDS encoding sensor domain-containing protein, producing the protein MRALTVGFGLAGLALALAAPAGARPSDPGVVSYAVMPKGSVGNIIGAPMTWESEFTAPFQGFSVENPVCNNWADIGLPEVFNDPDLASFNGATTQTSGDDQAHYVKQAIGVFATPEAADRAFHRVVDRTNGCSGQTTAMHLDNFVTQVWTFTGGPASATDADWVKQEAGTDRRCFNTTRKRENVLLQAKVCQSGNAGPAVNVLAGAMQNTLGQ; encoded by the coding sequence ATGCGTGCCCTGACTGTCGGTTTCGGGCTGGCCGGTCTCGCACTGGCATTGGCTGCACCTGCGGGTGCGCGCCCCTCAGATCCCGGTGTCGTGTCCTATGCCGTCATGCCCAAAGGTTCGGTGGGCAACATCATCGGCGCTCCGATGACGTGGGAGTCCGAGTTCACCGCGCCTTTCCAGGGTTTCTCGGTGGAGAACCCGGTCTGCAACAACTGGGCTGACATCGGCCTGCCCGAGGTGTTCAACGATCCGGACCTGGCCTCGTTCAACGGCGCCACCACCCAGACCTCCGGTGACGACCAGGCCCATTACGTCAAGCAGGCGATCGGGGTGTTCGCGACGCCGGAGGCTGCCGACCGTGCCTTCCACCGCGTGGTGGACCGCACCAACGGCTGCTCGGGCCAGACCACCGCGATGCACCTGGACAACTTCGTGACGCAGGTGTGGACGTTCACGGGCGGCCCGGCGAGCGCCACCGACGCGGATTGGGTGAAGCAGGAGGCCGGCACGGACCGCCGGTGTTTCAACACCACCCGCAAGCGGGAAAACGTGCTGCTGCAAGCCAAGGTGTGCCAGTCCGGCAACGCGGGTCCAGCTGTCAACGTCCTGGCGGGTGCCATGCAGAACACGTTGGGTCAGTAG
- a CDS encoding Fur family transcriptional regulator — protein MTTVHEHDPKALLRAAGLRVTAPRVAVLQALADHPHSTADDVAGLARESLGSVSTQAVYDVLRACVTAGLVRRIEPAGSSARYETRAGDNHHHLVCRVCGAVADVDCAVGETPCLEPSDLAGFAVDEAEVVFWGICADCQAAAPN, from the coding sequence GTGACCACGGTGCATGAACACGACCCCAAGGCCCTGTTGCGGGCTGCTGGGCTGCGCGTGACGGCACCGCGGGTCGCGGTTCTCCAGGCGCTGGCCGACCATCCGCATTCGACTGCGGACGATGTGGCCGGCCTGGCTCGCGAGAGCCTCGGCTCGGTGTCGACCCAGGCGGTCTACGACGTCCTGCGGGCCTGTGTGACGGCCGGTCTGGTCCGTCGTATCGAACCCGCCGGTTCTTCGGCACGCTATGAGACCCGCGCCGGCGACAACCACCATCACCTGGTCTGCCGGGTGTGCGGTGCGGTTGCCGACGTCGACTGTGCAGTCGGGGAGACCCCGTGCCTGGAACCCTCTGACCTGGCCGGTTTCGCGGTTGACGAAGCCGAGGTCGTGTTCTGGGGAATCTGCGCGGATTGCCAGGCGGCAGCCCCCAACTAG
- a CDS encoding DUF4185 domain-containing protein, which produces MLAAAVWHAPVAQATPGFGDPTVPPLAPGQVLRIGPSAGTGTPTRDYGIGATDLCEFMEFPSRVLQVCGDSFAGQAVGFGGWHSPVALHVDADSIEDAGGVRYRGVTGVDKPLLADPTPAGASQLPAGVISINRENYMMVTTTKDLRPQSSRLVKADAARPNWPTVPGSVRDAKYQGGAQSQITGYYDPVPAPDSPSGWVYILANNFDRSSPPFLYRASPKTFTDRATWQGWSASGGWGKPPTALFADRVGEMSIRQIDGKPVLSYFNATNGNMEVRVAYDPTGLGSAPVTTVVFASEWPDPVDALPPPEVNQLAQPYGGYISPGSTLDQVRVFISQWNTMARGGTPYRVIQYAVNPFKPWEQ; this is translated from the coding sequence ATGCTTGCTGCGGCGGTGTGGCATGCCCCGGTCGCCCAGGCCACCCCGGGCTTCGGCGATCCGACCGTACCTCCGCTGGCTCCCGGCCAGGTATTGCGCATCGGGCCGAGTGCCGGAACCGGCACGCCCACCCGCGATTACGGCATCGGCGCCACCGACCTGTGCGAGTTCATGGAGTTTCCCAGCCGGGTACTCCAGGTGTGCGGTGACAGTTTCGCGGGGCAGGCGGTGGGCTTCGGTGGCTGGCACTCGCCGGTGGCGCTCCATGTCGACGCCGACTCCATCGAGGACGCGGGCGGTGTGCGCTACCGGGGCGTGACCGGAGTGGACAAGCCCCTGCTGGCCGACCCGACGCCTGCCGGTGCATCCCAGCTGCCGGCCGGTGTCATCTCCATCAACCGCGAGAACTACATGATGGTGACCACCACCAAGGATCTCCGGCCGCAGAGCTCCCGGTTGGTGAAAGCCGATGCGGCCCGGCCGAATTGGCCGACAGTGCCCGGGTCGGTGCGCGATGCCAAATACCAGGGCGGCGCCCAGTCGCAGATCACGGGTTATTACGACCCGGTCCCGGCTCCGGATTCACCGAGCGGGTGGGTCTACATCCTGGCCAACAATTTCGATCGCAGCAGTCCGCCGTTTCTGTACCGGGCCAGCCCGAAGACCTTCACCGACCGGGCCACCTGGCAGGGCTGGTCGGCATCGGGTGGCTGGGGCAAGCCGCCGACCGCCCTGTTCGCCGACCGGGTGGGGGAGATGAGCATCCGGCAGATCGACGGCAAGCCCGTGCTGTCGTACTTCAACGCCACCAACGGGAACATGGAGGTGCGGGTCGCCTACGACCCCACCGGTCTGGGCTCGGCGCCGGTGACCACGGTGGTGTTCGCGAGCGAGTGGCCGGACCCGGTCGACGCGTTGCCGCCGCCGGAGGTGAACCAGTTGGCCCAGCCCTACGGCGGCTACATCTCCCCGGGCTCGACGCTGGATCAGGTCCGGGTCTTCATCAGCCAGTGGAACACCATGGCCCGCGGCGGCACCCCGTACCGGGTGATCCAGTACGCGGTGAACCCGTTCAAGCCGTGGGAGCAGTAG
- a CDS encoding aspartate-semialdehyde dehydrogenase, protein MVNIGVVGATGQVGQVMRTLLEQRNFPASSVRFFASARSEGKKLTYRGQEIEVENSETADPSGLDIALFSAGATMSRVQAPRFAAAGAVVVDNSSAWRKDPEVPLVVSEVNFKRDAGQRPKGIIANPNCTTMAAMPVLRPLHEEAGLTRLIVSSYQAVSGSGLAGVEELASQTRAVVDGAEQLVHDGSALTYPEPVKYVAPIAFNVIPLAGALVDDGSGETDEDQKLRNESRKILGIPELLVSGTCVRVPVFTGHSLSINAEFAQPLSVERAKELLADAPGVKLVDVPTPLAAAGVDESLVGRIRQDPGVSEGRGLALFVSGDNLRKGAALNTIQIAELLAAEL, encoded by the coding sequence ATGGTCAACATTGGTGTAGTCGGCGCGACCGGCCAGGTCGGCCAGGTCATGCGCACCCTGCTGGAGCAGCGGAACTTCCCGGCCAGCTCGGTCCGGTTCTTCGCCTCGGCCCGGTCCGAGGGCAAGAAGCTGACGTACCGCGGCCAGGAGATCGAGGTCGAGAACAGCGAGACGGCCGATCCGTCCGGTCTGGACATCGCGTTGTTCTCCGCCGGTGCGACGATGTCGCGTGTGCAGGCCCCGCGCTTCGCCGCGGCCGGCGCCGTCGTCGTCGACAACTCGTCGGCCTGGCGCAAGGACCCCGAGGTCCCGCTGGTGGTCAGCGAGGTCAACTTCAAGCGCGATGCGGGTCAGCGGCCCAAGGGCATCATCGCCAACCCGAACTGCACCACCATGGCCGCCATGCCGGTGCTGCGGCCGCTGCACGAGGAAGCCGGGCTGACCCGCCTGATCGTGTCGAGCTACCAGGCCGTGTCGGGCAGTGGCCTGGCCGGTGTCGAGGAGCTCGCGTCGCAGACGCGCGCGGTGGTCGACGGTGCCGAACAGCTGGTGCACGACGGCTCCGCGCTGACGTACCCGGAGCCGGTGAAATACGTTGCGCCCATTGCGTTCAACGTTATTCCGCTCGCTGGGGCACTCGTTGATGACGGCTCCGGTGAGACCGACGAGGACCAGAAGCTGCGCAACGAGAGCCGCAAGATCCTCGGCATCCCCGAACTCCTGGTGAGCGGCACCTGCGTGCGCGTTCCGGTCTTCACCGGGCACTCGCTGTCGATCAATGCCGAGTTCGCCCAGCCTCTTTCGGTCGAGCGGGCCAAGGAACTGCTGGCCGACGCCCCGGGTGTGAAGCTGGTCGACGTGCCGACTCCGCTGGCCGCCGCCGGCGTCGACGAGTCATTGGTCGGCCGGATCCGCCAGGACCCCGGCGTGTCCGAGGGTCGTGGCCTTGCCCTGTTCGTGTCCGGTGACAACCTGCGAAAAGGTGCTGCGCTGAACACGATTCAAATCGCTGAACTGCTGGCCGCCGAGCTCTGA
- a CDS encoding aspartate kinase, with the protein MALVVQKYGGSSVSDADRIRRVAERIVETKKAGNDVVVVVSAMGDTTDDLLDLARQVSPAPPAREMDMLLTAGERISNALVAMAIESLGAQARSFTGSQAGIVTTGTHGNAKIIDVTPGRLRDALDEGVIVLVAGFQGVSQDSKDVTTMGRGGSDTTAVALAAALKADVCEIYTDVDGIFTADPRIVPNARHLDTVSFEEMLEMAACGAKVLMLRCVEYARRYNVPIHVRSSYTDKPGTIVKGSIEDIPMEDALLTGVAHDRGEAKVTVVGLPDVPGYAAQVFRAVADADVNIDMVLQNISKVEDGKTDITFTCPMDNGPTAVEKLTGLKDEIGFSQVLYDDHIGKVSLVGAGMRSHPGVTAKFCEALAEAGVNIDLISTSEIRISVLVKDTELDTAVRALHEAFDLGGDDEAVVYGGTGR; encoded by the coding sequence GTGGCGCTCGTCGTACAGAAGTACGGCGGATCCTCGGTATCGGATGCCGATCGGATCCGTCGCGTGGCCGAGCGCATCGTCGAGACGAAGAAGGCCGGCAACGACGTCGTCGTGGTGGTCTCGGCGATGGGCGATACCACCGACGACCTGCTTGACCTGGCCCGCCAGGTCTCCCCGGCCCCGCCGGCGCGCGAGATGGACATGCTGCTGACCGCCGGTGAGCGCATCTCCAACGCCCTGGTCGCGATGGCCATCGAGTCGCTCGGCGCGCAGGCCCGCTCGTTCACCGGGTCGCAGGCCGGCATCGTCACCACCGGCACCCACGGCAACGCCAAGATTATCGACGTCACCCCCGGTCGCCTGCGCGATGCGCTGGACGAGGGCGTCATCGTGCTGGTCGCCGGTTTCCAGGGCGTCAGCCAGGACAGCAAGGACGTCACCACCATGGGCCGCGGCGGCTCGGACACCACCGCCGTCGCATTGGCCGCCGCGCTGAAGGCCGACGTCTGCGAGATCTACACCGACGTCGACGGCATCTTCACCGCCGACCCGCGCATCGTGCCCAACGCCCGCCACCTCGACACCGTCTCCTTCGAGGAGATGCTCGAGATGGCCGCGTGCGGCGCCAAGGTGCTGATGCTGCGCTGCGTCGAATACGCCCGCCGCTACAACGTGCCGATTCACGTGCGTTCGTCGTACACGGACAAGCCCGGCACCATCGTCAAAGGATCGATCGAGGACATCCCCATGGAAGACGCCCTGCTGACCGGAGTAGCCCACGACCGCGGGGAGGCCAAGGTCACCGTCGTCGGCCTGCCCGATGTACCCGGCTACGCAGCCCAGGTGTTCCGCGCGGTCGCCGACGCCGACGTGAACATCGACATGGTGCTGCAGAACATCTCGAAGGTCGAGGACGGCAAGACCGACATCACCTTCACCTGCCCGATGGACAACGGCCCGACGGCCGTGGAGAAGCTCACCGGGCTCAAGGACGAGATCGGGTTCAGCCAGGTGCTGTACGACGATCACATCGGCAAGGTCTCGCTGGTCGGCGCGGGCATGCGCAGCCATCCCGGCGTCACGGCGAAGTTCTGCGAGGCGCTGGCCGAGGCGGGCGTCAACATCGACCTGATCTCCACGTCGGAGATCCGGATCTCGGTCCTGGTCAAGGACACCGAGCTGGACACCGCCGTCCGCGCGCTGCACGAGGCCTTCGACCTCGGCGGCGACGACGAGGCCGTGGTCTACGGCGGAACGGGGCGCTGA
- a CDS encoding nitroreductase family protein, whose protein sequence is MPDTPNGRLASTSVPIHPDLAARWSPRAFDPDAVITADQLTALLEAARWAASWGHRQPVRFIVGVRGDETFTTLAGLLKRGNSYAHAASALILVCADEGEDERTALYAAVDAGAAIAQMTVEAVSRGLIAHPMAGFDVDGARSAFGIPTGVRPLAVIAVGMLGDYSEMGEEIAERDGRPRERLPLEQIAFGGRWGIPLV, encoded by the coding sequence GTGCCTGACACGCCGAACGGCCGGCTGGCCAGCACCAGCGTGCCGATCCATCCCGATCTCGCGGCCCGCTGGAGTCCCCGGGCGTTCGACCCCGATGCCGTCATTACCGCTGACCAACTCACCGCGCTGCTGGAGGCCGCGCGGTGGGCCGCCAGCTGGGGCCACCGCCAACCGGTGCGGTTCATCGTCGGTGTGAGAGGCGACGAGACATTCACCACACTCGCCGGCCTGCTCAAACGCGGCAACAGCTACGCCCATGCGGCCTCGGCGCTGATCCTGGTGTGCGCCGACGAAGGCGAGGACGAGCGGACCGCCTTGTACGCAGCCGTCGACGCTGGAGCCGCGATCGCGCAGATGACAGTCGAGGCGGTGTCCCGTGGACTGATCGCCCATCCGATGGCCGGCTTCGACGTCGACGGTGCCCGGTCGGCGTTCGGTATCCCGACCGGCGTGCGGCCGCTGGCCGTCATCGCCGTGGGGATGCTCGGGGACTACTCCGAAATGGGTGAGGAAATTGCCGAGCGTGACGGTCGGCCCCGGGAACGGTTGCCATTGGAGCAGATTGCTTTTGGTGGGCGCTGGGGAATTCCGCTCGTCTGA
- a CDS encoding glycosyltransferase family 4 protein encodes MAEHIDLLLDARHINQSGIGTYIRTELPTVEKTLAQQGLSFGVLVDEGKAPPLDDSTTVAFARPSNAGMYSTSEQQVWRHALKRLRPRALWLPHYPFPLSILGPGNKHTKLFVTIHDILHLQPQSVSGKGFAYRAYARAMITMDARRCSKIFTPSRATADALAAVSPKAQTVVTPIPVGEAWLTPADTAFTPIDGRYVLFVGNAKWHKNLPVLFEAFREIASEIPQKLVIAGAGESVRNFDDRLAGYATELADRVQMIGRLDFETLRAMVAGADLLVMPSLYEGAGLPPLEAMASHTAVLASSIPSLRETCGNGAEYFDPYDYRTLAELLRTFCRDDTARSGLVDRGWAHVNSRQSQIKSTTAADTICAELLGAGR; translated from the coding sequence ATGGCAGAGCACATCGACCTATTGCTCGATGCTCGGCATATCAATCAGAGCGGTATCGGTACATATATCCGGACCGAGTTGCCGACCGTAGAAAAGACGCTGGCCCAGCAAGGACTTTCGTTCGGTGTACTGGTCGACGAGGGCAAAGCGCCACCACTGGACGACAGCACGACAGTGGCATTCGCTCGTCCGTCCAACGCGGGGATGTACTCGACGAGTGAGCAGCAGGTGTGGCGCCACGCCTTGAAAAGGCTTCGGCCGAGGGCACTGTGGTTGCCGCACTACCCTTTTCCGCTTTCCATCCTCGGCCCTGGCAACAAACACACGAAACTCTTTGTCACGATTCACGACATCTTGCACCTCCAGCCGCAGAGCGTCTCGGGCAAGGGATTCGCCTACCGCGCATACGCGCGCGCGATGATCACGATGGATGCGCGCCGATGCAGCAAGATCTTCACACCTTCACGGGCAACGGCGGATGCGCTGGCCGCTGTATCGCCAAAAGCGCAAACCGTGGTGACGCCGATCCCGGTAGGCGAGGCCTGGCTCACCCCTGCGGACACCGCTTTTACACCTATCGACGGCAGGTACGTCCTCTTCGTCGGCAATGCCAAATGGCACAAGAACCTTCCGGTCCTGTTCGAGGCGTTTCGAGAGATCGCCTCGGAGATCCCGCAAAAGCTGGTGATCGCGGGCGCAGGCGAGTCGGTCCGCAACTTCGATGACCGCCTTGCGGGCTACGCGACCGAGCTGGCCGACCGGGTTCAGATGATCGGGCGATTGGACTTCGAGACGCTTCGGGCGATGGTCGCAGGCGCAGATCTTTTGGTGATGCCGTCCCTGTACGAGGGCGCCGGGTTGCCTCCGCTCGAGGCGATGGCCTCCCACACAGCCGTTCTGGCATCGAGTATCCCGTCGTTGCGGGAAACGTGTGGCAACGGCGCCGAGTACTTCGACCCTTACGACTATCGAACACTGGCCGAGCTTCTCCGCACATTCTGTCGCGACGACACCGCCAGGTCAGGTTTGGTCGACCGGGGGTGGGCCCACGTGAACAGCAGGCAGTCTCAGATCAAGTCCACAACCGCGGCGGACACCATATGCGCGGAGCTTCTCGGGGCAGGGCGGTGA
- a CDS encoding glycosyl hydrolase family 28-related protein, translating into MRSIVDVRDFGAKGDGSTDDSAAIQAAVRALRSGATLHFPKGSYRFAAPNPEGGAAVSITGISHVDIKFDTGAELLMDNLDDGVGAGHAILIQGPASHISLDSVRLRWATKAPRSLGDGIRIVGYPAKITDDPPAGWSGPPAPVNDIRIADCEVGSSPQAGVILMGVSNIKVTNLRVYDTAADGLHFNACRRANVDGYTVTDNGDDGLALVTYYSDRPTYDSAAQTFAFPELTAWSNTDFTITNITVSGGRANGVRFAGADGVTLRDLTVAGKQTGAGIVVDSTADIDSGADWRYLASRGLRLEHITVADCEMGIQLLARPGADGDRKFTDFGISAADVNIRSCSNWAVRAESLTSQPVSGLRLDNCTVDATSTTGGNGGIGLGNTQNLSFGKISVTHSQPVVTFSASDTRNLSISALNLSVTQTDGVQDDSTPSALFDNCEGAINAMHVNWPQAPETWTPVHITAKAQPVAIRKLSVKPSSIIEHMRTV; encoded by the coding sequence GTGCGGTCCATCGTCGACGTGCGTGATTTCGGCGCCAAAGGTGACGGCAGCACAGATGATTCAGCCGCGATCCAAGCCGCTGTCCGGGCATTGAGGTCAGGCGCGACGTTGCACTTTCCGAAGGGAAGCTATCGCTTCGCCGCACCGAACCCGGAGGGCGGGGCCGCTGTGTCCATCACCGGAATCTCGCACGTGGACATCAAATTCGACACCGGCGCTGAACTTCTCATGGACAACCTCGATGACGGCGTCGGAGCGGGCCACGCAATCCTGATACAAGGTCCAGCGTCGCACATCAGTCTGGATAGCGTGAGACTGCGGTGGGCGACAAAAGCACCGCGATCGCTGGGTGACGGCATACGGATCGTCGGCTATCCCGCGAAAATCACCGACGATCCACCTGCGGGCTGGAGCGGCCCGCCGGCACCGGTCAACGACATCCGTATCGCCGACTGTGAGGTTGGCTCCAGTCCGCAGGCCGGTGTCATCCTCATGGGCGTTTCCAATATCAAGGTGACCAACCTGCGTGTGTATGACACCGCGGCCGATGGGCTGCACTTCAATGCGTGTCGGCGCGCCAACGTCGACGGCTATACGGTCACAGACAACGGGGACGACGGCTTGGCATTGGTCACCTATTATTCCGACCGCCCAACCTACGACAGCGCCGCACAGACCTTCGCATTCCCTGAACTGACCGCCTGGTCCAATACTGATTTCACGATCACAAACATCACTGTTTCGGGCGGGCGGGCCAACGGCGTCCGATTCGCAGGCGCCGATGGCGTCACGCTCCGCGACCTGACCGTGGCTGGAAAACAAACCGGTGCAGGCATTGTCGTCGATTCGACCGCGGATATCGACTCCGGCGCAGATTGGCGATATCTGGCGTCGCGCGGCCTGCGACTTGAGCACATCACTGTTGCCGACTGCGAAATGGGCATCCAACTGCTGGCACGGCCGGGAGCCGACGGCGACCGCAAGTTCACCGATTTCGGCATCTCCGCAGCCGACGTGAACATCCGTAGTTGCAGCAACTGGGCCGTCCGAGCGGAGTCGCTGACATCCCAACCGGTCAGTGGACTACGGCTCGACAATTGCACTGTTGACGCCACCTCGACGACGGGCGGAAACGGTGGCATTGGCCTGGGCAACACCCAGAATCTGAGCTTCGGCAAGATTTCGGTAACGCATTCTCAGCCAGTCGTCACCTTCAGCGCCTCCGACACAAGAAACCTCTCGATCTCCGCGCTGAATTTGTCGGTTACGCAAACCGACGGGGTACAAGACGACTCGACGCCGAGCGCACTTTTCGACAACTGTGAAGGCGCGATCAATGCAATGCATGTCAATTGGCCACAGGCCCCTGAGACCTGGACACCGGTTCACATCACGGCAAAGGCACAACCGGTGGCAATCCGGAAGCTCTCGGTGAAGCCGAGCTCAATCATCGAACACATGCGTACGGTGTAG
- a CDS encoding UTP--glucose-1-phosphate uridylyltransferase: MAQQSIRKAVIPAAGIGSRLLPLTKAIPKEMLPVGDKPVIEHTVRELVNSGITDITIVVSGGKNLIEEHFRPNTTLVDQLRADGKDAYADAVEEVGELSARGHITYLHQHGPYGNGTPVLNASRSFGGEPVLVLWPDDVFVAEVPRAQQLIHAYEQTSSPVLALMPMAPEDSRRYGVPVIKEDRDGGLLRISGIVEKPQPNEAPSNYAAIGGYVITPGVVDELAEQTRRWHEGTQTGEIYLTDSINAYAKDHAVYGQVIQGHWCDTGNPSDYLVAQFAFALAHPEYGPVLRDLASQLEGPLLHTIAHEIGGDR; encoded by the coding sequence ATGGCACAACAGAGCATCCGCAAAGCCGTCATTCCCGCGGCCGGTATCGGTTCGCGCCTGCTGCCGCTGACCAAGGCCATTCCCAAGGAGATGCTGCCGGTCGGCGACAAGCCGGTCATCGAGCACACTGTGCGTGAGCTCGTCAACTCCGGCATCACCGACATCACGATCGTGGTTTCTGGTGGAAAGAACCTGATAGAGGAACACTTTCGCCCCAACACCACACTCGTCGACCAACTTCGCGCGGACGGCAAGGACGCGTATGCCGACGCCGTCGAGGAGGTCGGGGAACTGTCCGCGCGGGGACACATCACGTACCTCCACCAGCACGGTCCGTACGGCAATGGCACTCCGGTGCTCAACGCCTCTCGATCTTTCGGTGGCGAGCCGGTCCTGGTGCTCTGGCCAGACGACGTGTTCGTCGCCGAAGTGCCTCGGGCCCAGCAGCTGATCCACGCCTATGAGCAGACATCGTCCCCGGTGCTGGCATTGATGCCGATGGCCCCGGAAGATTCACGCCGGTACGGAGTGCCGGTCATCAAGGAGGATCGGGATGGCGGCCTCCTGCGGATCAGTGGAATCGTCGAGAAACCCCAACCGAACGAGGCCCCTTCCAACTACGCCGCGATTGGTGGCTACGTCATCACACCGGGCGTCGTCGACGAACTGGCTGAACAAACCAGACGCTGGCATGAGGGTACCCAGACCGGCGAGATCTACCTCACCGACTCGATCAACGCCTACGCCAAAGACCATGCCGTCTACGGCCAAGTCATCCAGGGCCACTGGTGCGATACAGGCAATCCGTCCGATTACCTGGTCGCCCAGTTCGCTTTCGCCCTGGCCCACCCCGAATACGGTCCGGTGCTCCGCGATCTCGCCAGCCAGCTCGAGGGTCCACTGCTTCATACGATTGCGCACGAGATCGGAGGCGACAGGTGA